In a single window of the Hirundo rustica isolate bHirRus1 chromosome 7, bHirRus1.pri.v3, whole genome shotgun sequence genome:
- the ABI2 gene encoding abl interactor 2 isoform X14, with protein MAELQMLLEEEIPGGRRALFDSYTNLERVAEYCETNYIQSADKQRALEETKAYTTQSLASVAYLINTLANNVLQMLDIQASQLRRMESSINHISQTVDIHKEKVARREIGILTTNKNTSRTHKIIAPANLERPVRYIRKPIDYTILDDIGHGVKVSTQNMKMGGLPRTTPPTQKPPSPPMSGKGTIGRHSPYRTLEPVRPPVVPNDYVPSPTRTMAPAQQSPVRTASVNQRNRTYSSGSSGGSHPSSRSSSRENSGSGSVGVPIAVPTPSPPSVYPGHPVQFYSMNRPAARHTPPTIGGSLPYRRPPSITSQTSLQNQINGGPFYNQNPVSDTPPPPPPVDEAVFDESPPPPPPPEDYEEEEAAVVEYSDPYAEEDPPWAPRTYLEKVVAIYDYTKDKEDELSFQEGAIIYVIKKNDDGWYEGVMNGVTGLFPGNYVESIMHYSE; from the exons tcaGCAGATAAGCAGCGAGCCCTGGAAGAAACCAAAGCCTACACGACGCAGTCGTTAGCAAGCGTAGCCTATCTGATCAACACTTTGGCCAACAATGTTCTCCAGATGCTGGATATCCAGGCATCCCAGCTTCGGCGCATGGAATCTTCCATCAACCATATTTCACAA ACGGTGGACATTCACAAAGAGAAAGTTGCTAGAAGAGAAATTGGTATCTTGactacaaacaaaaacacctcaAGAACTCACAAAATCATTGCACCAGCTAACTTGGAGCGACCAGTTCGCTACATCAGGAAACCTATTGATTATACAATTCTAGATGATATTGGACATGGAGTGAAG GTCAGCACCCAGAATATGAAGATGGGTGGGCTGCCTCGCACAACACCACCCACCCAGAAGCCACCAAGTCCACCCATGTCAGGAAAAGGAACTATTGG GCGGCACTCCCCGTACCGCACGCTGGAGCCGGTGCGGCCGCCGGTGGTGCCCAACGATTACGTGCCCAGCCCGACGCGCACCATGGCCCCGGCCCAGCAGAGCCCCGTCAGAACGGCCTCGGTGAACCAGCGCAACCGCACCTACAG cagtggcagtagTGGAGGAAGCCACCCAAGCAGTCGGAGCAGCAGTCGAGAGAACAGTGGAAGTGGAAGTGTAGGTGTTCCCATTGCTGTTCCCACACCATCTCCTCCTAGTGTCTATCCAG GTCACCCCGTTCAGTTCTACAGCATGAACAGGCCTGCAGCTCGGCACACGCCCCCGACCATCGGCGGGTCTTTGCCCTATCGGCGGCCTCCGTCCATCACATCCCAGACCAGCCTTCAGAACCAGATCAACGGGGGCCCCTTCTACAACCAGAACCCAG TTTCAGATACTCCTCCCCCTCCACCGCCCGTGGATGAGGCAGTGTTTGATGAGTCTCCACCTCCACCCCCACCTCCAGAGGATtatgaggaggaggaagcagctgtggTGGAGTACAGCGATCCTTATGCTGAGGAGGACCCTCCTTGGGCACCGAGGACATACTTAGAAAAGG TGGTGGCAATCTATGACTACACCAAGGACAAGGAAGATGAGCTCTCATTTCAGGAAGGTGCCATCATTTACGTCATCAAGAAAAATGATGATGGCTGGTATGAGGGGGTCATGAATGGAGTGACAGGGCTGTTCCCGGGGAACTATGTGGAGTCGATCATGCATTACTCAGAGTGA
- the ABI2 gene encoding abl interactor 2 isoform X9 encodes MAELQMLLEEEIPGGRRALFDSYTNLERVAEYCETNYIQSADKQRALEETKAYTTQSLASVAYLINTLANNVLQMLDIQASQLRRMESSINHISQVSTQNMKMGGLPRTTPPTQKPPSPPMSGKGTIGRHSPYRTLEPVRPPVVPNDYVPSPTRTMAPAQQSPVRTASVNQRNRTYSSSGSSGGSHPSSRSSSRENSGSGSVGVPIAVPTPSPPSVYPAPAGSAGTSPLPATSAPAPTPPAPPAPSSAAPDAAAAAAGAQPLADGFTSPTPPAVSSTPSAGHPVQFYSMNRPAARHTPPTIGGSLPYRRPPSITSQTSLQNQINGGPFYNQNPASLAPPPPSILQVTPQLPLMGFVARVQENISDTPPPPPPVDEAVFDESPPPPPPPEDYEEEEAAVVEYSDPYAEEDPPWAPRTYLEKVVAIYDYTKDKEDELSFQEGAIIYVIKKNDDGWYEGVMNGVTGLFPGNYVESIMHYSE; translated from the exons tcaGCAGATAAGCAGCGAGCCCTGGAAGAAACCAAAGCCTACACGACGCAGTCGTTAGCAAGCGTAGCCTATCTGATCAACACTTTGGCCAACAATGTTCTCCAGATGCTGGATATCCAGGCATCCCAGCTTCGGCGCATGGAATCTTCCATCAACCATATTTCACAA GTCAGCACCCAGAATATGAAGATGGGTGGGCTGCCTCGCACAACACCACCCACCCAGAAGCCACCAAGTCCACCCATGTCAGGAAAAGGAACTATTGG GCGGCACTCCCCGTACCGCACGCTGGAGCCGGTGCGGCCGCCGGTGGTGCCCAACGATTACGTGCCCAGCCCGACGCGCACCATGGCCCCGGCCCAGCAGAGCCCCGTCAGAACGGCCTCGGTGAACCAGCGCAACCGCACCTACAG cagcagtggcagtagTGGAGGAAGCCACCCAAGCAGTCGGAGCAGCAGTCGAGAGAACAGTGGAAGTGGAAGTGTAGGTGTTCCCATTGCTGTTCCCACACCATCTCCTCCTAGTGTCTATCCAG CCCCTGCTGGCTCAGCTGGCACTTCTCCCCTTCCTGCtacctctgctcctgcccccactcctcctgctcctcctgccccttcctccgCTGccccagatgctgctgctgctgctgcaggagctcagccccTTGCTGATGGCTTCACCTCTCCAACTCCCCCTGCTGTTTCTTCCACACCCTCTGCAG GTCACCCCGTTCAGTTCTACAGCATGAACAGGCCTGCAGCTCGGCACACGCCCCCGACCATCGGCGGGTCTTTGCCCTATCGGCGGCCTCCGTCCATCACATCCCAGACCAGCCTTCAGAACCAGATCAACGGGGGCCCCTTCTACAACCAGAACCCAG CATCCCTtgctcctcctcccccctccaTCCTACAGGTAACTCCACAGTTACCACTAATGGGATTTGTGGCCAGAGTTCAAGAAAACA TTTCAGATACTCCTCCCCCTCCACCGCCCGTGGATGAGGCAGTGTTTGATGAGTCTCCACCTCCACCCCCACCTCCAGAGGATtatgaggaggaggaagcagctgtggTGGAGTACAGCGATCCTTATGCTGAGGAGGACCCTCCTTGGGCACCGAGGACATACTTAGAAAAGG TGGTGGCAATCTATGACTACACCAAGGACAAGGAAGATGAGCTCTCATTTCAGGAAGGTGCCATCATTTACGTCATCAAGAAAAATGATGATGGCTGGTATGAGGGGGTCATGAATGGAGTGACAGGGCTGTTCCCGGGGAACTATGTGGAGTCGATCATGCATTACTCAGAGTGA
- the ABI2 gene encoding abl interactor 2 isoform X17, with protein MAELQMLLEEEIPGGRRALFDSYTNLERVAEYCETNYIQSADKQRALEETKAYTTQSLASVAYLINTLANNVLQMLDIQASQLRRMESSINHISQVSTQNMKMGGLPRTTPPTQKPPSPPMSGKGTIGRHSPYRTLEPVRPPVVPNDYVPSPTRTMAPAQQSPVRTASVNQRNRTYSSSGSSGGSHPSSRSSSRENSGSGSVGVPIAVPTPSPPSVYPAPAGSAGTSPLPATSAPAPTPPAPPAPSSAAPDAAAAAAGAQPLADGFTSPTPPAVSSTPSAGHPVQFYSMNRPAARHTPPTIGGSLPYRRPPSITSQTSLQNQINGGPFYNQNPVSDTPPPPPPVDEAVFDESPPPPPPPEDYEEEEAAVVEYSDPYAEEDPPWAPRTYLEKVVAIYDYTKDKEDELSFQEGAIIYVIKKNDDGWYEGVMNGVTGLFPGNYVESIMHYSE; from the exons tcaGCAGATAAGCAGCGAGCCCTGGAAGAAACCAAAGCCTACACGACGCAGTCGTTAGCAAGCGTAGCCTATCTGATCAACACTTTGGCCAACAATGTTCTCCAGATGCTGGATATCCAGGCATCCCAGCTTCGGCGCATGGAATCTTCCATCAACCATATTTCACAA GTCAGCACCCAGAATATGAAGATGGGTGGGCTGCCTCGCACAACACCACCCACCCAGAAGCCACCAAGTCCACCCATGTCAGGAAAAGGAACTATTGG GCGGCACTCCCCGTACCGCACGCTGGAGCCGGTGCGGCCGCCGGTGGTGCCCAACGATTACGTGCCCAGCCCGACGCGCACCATGGCCCCGGCCCAGCAGAGCCCCGTCAGAACGGCCTCGGTGAACCAGCGCAACCGCACCTACAG cagcagtggcagtagTGGAGGAAGCCACCCAAGCAGTCGGAGCAGCAGTCGAGAGAACAGTGGAAGTGGAAGTGTAGGTGTTCCCATTGCTGTTCCCACACCATCTCCTCCTAGTGTCTATCCAG CCCCTGCTGGCTCAGCTGGCACTTCTCCCCTTCCTGCtacctctgctcctgcccccactcctcctgctcctcctgccccttcctccgCTGccccagatgctgctgctgctgctgcaggagctcagccccTTGCTGATGGCTTCACCTCTCCAACTCCCCCTGCTGTTTCTTCCACACCCTCTGCAG GTCACCCCGTTCAGTTCTACAGCATGAACAGGCCTGCAGCTCGGCACACGCCCCCGACCATCGGCGGGTCTTTGCCCTATCGGCGGCCTCCGTCCATCACATCCCAGACCAGCCTTCAGAACCAGATCAACGGGGGCCCCTTCTACAACCAGAACCCAG TTTCAGATACTCCTCCCCCTCCACCGCCCGTGGATGAGGCAGTGTTTGATGAGTCTCCACCTCCACCCCCACCTCCAGAGGATtatgaggaggaggaagcagctgtggTGGAGTACAGCGATCCTTATGCTGAGGAGGACCCTCCTTGGGCACCGAGGACATACTTAGAAAAGG TGGTGGCAATCTATGACTACACCAAGGACAAGGAAGATGAGCTCTCATTTCAGGAAGGTGCCATCATTTACGTCATCAAGAAAAATGATGATGGCTGGTATGAGGGGGTCATGAATGGAGTGACAGGGCTGTTCCCGGGGAACTATGTGGAGTCGATCATGCATTACTCAGAGTGA
- the ABI2 gene encoding abl interactor 2 isoform X10: MAELQMLLEEEIPGGRRALFDSYTNLERVAEYCETNYIQSADKQRALEETKAYTTQSLASVAYLINTLANNVLQMLDIQASQLRRMESSINHISQTVDIHKEKVARREIGILTTNKNTSRTHKIIAPANLERPVRYIRKPIDYTILDDIGHGVKVSTQNMKMGGLPRTTPPTQKPPSPPMSGKGTIGRHSPYRTLEPVRPPVVPNDYVPSPTRTMAPAQQSPVRTASVNQRNRTYSSSGSSGGSHPSSRSSSRENSGSGSVGVPIAVPTPSPPSVYPGHPVQFYSMNRPAARHTPPTIGGSLPYRRPPSITSQTSLQNQINGGPFYNQNPASLAPPPPSILQVTPQLPLMGFVARVQENISDTPPPPPPVDEAVFDESPPPPPPPEDYEEEEAAVVEYSDPYAEEDPPWAPRTYLEKVVAIYDYTKDKEDELSFQEGAIIYVIKKNDDGWYEGVMNGVTGLFPGNYVESIMHYSE, translated from the exons tcaGCAGATAAGCAGCGAGCCCTGGAAGAAACCAAAGCCTACACGACGCAGTCGTTAGCAAGCGTAGCCTATCTGATCAACACTTTGGCCAACAATGTTCTCCAGATGCTGGATATCCAGGCATCCCAGCTTCGGCGCATGGAATCTTCCATCAACCATATTTCACAA ACGGTGGACATTCACAAAGAGAAAGTTGCTAGAAGAGAAATTGGTATCTTGactacaaacaaaaacacctcaAGAACTCACAAAATCATTGCACCAGCTAACTTGGAGCGACCAGTTCGCTACATCAGGAAACCTATTGATTATACAATTCTAGATGATATTGGACATGGAGTGAAG GTCAGCACCCAGAATATGAAGATGGGTGGGCTGCCTCGCACAACACCACCCACCCAGAAGCCACCAAGTCCACCCATGTCAGGAAAAGGAACTATTGG GCGGCACTCCCCGTACCGCACGCTGGAGCCGGTGCGGCCGCCGGTGGTGCCCAACGATTACGTGCCCAGCCCGACGCGCACCATGGCCCCGGCCCAGCAGAGCCCCGTCAGAACGGCCTCGGTGAACCAGCGCAACCGCACCTACAG cagcagtggcagtagTGGAGGAAGCCACCCAAGCAGTCGGAGCAGCAGTCGAGAGAACAGTGGAAGTGGAAGTGTAGGTGTTCCCATTGCTGTTCCCACACCATCTCCTCCTAGTGTCTATCCAG GTCACCCCGTTCAGTTCTACAGCATGAACAGGCCTGCAGCTCGGCACACGCCCCCGACCATCGGCGGGTCTTTGCCCTATCGGCGGCCTCCGTCCATCACATCCCAGACCAGCCTTCAGAACCAGATCAACGGGGGCCCCTTCTACAACCAGAACCCAG CATCCCTtgctcctcctcccccctccaTCCTACAGGTAACTCCACAGTTACCACTAATGGGATTTGTGGCCAGAGTTCAAGAAAACA TTTCAGATACTCCTCCCCCTCCACCGCCCGTGGATGAGGCAGTGTTTGATGAGTCTCCACCTCCACCCCCACCTCCAGAGGATtatgaggaggaggaagcagctgtggTGGAGTACAGCGATCCTTATGCTGAGGAGGACCCTCCTTGGGCACCGAGGACATACTTAGAAAAGG TGGTGGCAATCTATGACTACACCAAGGACAAGGAAGATGAGCTCTCATTTCAGGAAGGTGCCATCATTTACGTCATCAAGAAAAATGATGATGGCTGGTATGAGGGGGTCATGAATGGAGTGACAGGGCTGTTCCCGGGGAACTATGTGGAGTCGATCATGCATTACTCAGAGTGA
- the ABI2 gene encoding abl interactor 2 isoform X1 has protein sequence MAELQMLLEEEIPGGRRALFDSYTNLERVAEYCETNYIQSADKQRALEETKAYTTQSLASVAYLINTLANNVLQMLDIQASQLRRMESSINHISQTVDIHKEKVARREIGILTTNKNTSRTHKIIAPANLERPVRYIRKPIDYTILDDIGHGVKWLLRFKVSTQNMKMGGLPRTTPPTQKPPSPPMSGKGTIGRHSPYRTLEPVRPPVVPNDYVPSPTRTMAPAQQSPVRTASVNQRNRTYSSSGSSGGSHPSSRSSSRENSGSGSVGVPIAVPTPSPPSVYPAPAGSAGTSPLPATSAPAPTPPAPPAPSSAAPDAAAAAAGAQPLADGFTSPTPPAVSSTPSAGHPVQFYSMNRPAARHTPPTIGGSLPYRRPPSITSQTSLQNQINGGPFYNQNPASLAPPPPSILQVTPQLPLMGFVARVQENISDTPPPPPPVDEAVFDESPPPPPPPEDYEEEEAAVVEYSDPYAEEDPPWAPRTYLEKVVAIYDYTKDKEDELSFQEGAIIYVIKKNDDGWYEGVMNGVTGLFPGNYVESIMHYSE, from the exons tcaGCAGATAAGCAGCGAGCCCTGGAAGAAACCAAAGCCTACACGACGCAGTCGTTAGCAAGCGTAGCCTATCTGATCAACACTTTGGCCAACAATGTTCTCCAGATGCTGGATATCCAGGCATCCCAGCTTCGGCGCATGGAATCTTCCATCAACCATATTTCACAA ACGGTGGACATTCACAAAGAGAAAGTTGCTAGAAGAGAAATTGGTATCTTGactacaaacaaaaacacctcaAGAACTCACAAAATCATTGCACCAGCTAACTTGGAGCGACCAGTTCGCTACATCAGGAAACCTATTGATTATACAATTCTAGATGATATTGGACATGGAGTGAAG TGGTTGCTTAGATTTAAG GTCAGCACCCAGAATATGAAGATGGGTGGGCTGCCTCGCACAACACCACCCACCCAGAAGCCACCAAGTCCACCCATGTCAGGAAAAGGAACTATTGG GCGGCACTCCCCGTACCGCACGCTGGAGCCGGTGCGGCCGCCGGTGGTGCCCAACGATTACGTGCCCAGCCCGACGCGCACCATGGCCCCGGCCCAGCAGAGCCCCGTCAGAACGGCCTCGGTGAACCAGCGCAACCGCACCTACAG cagcagtggcagtagTGGAGGAAGCCACCCAAGCAGTCGGAGCAGCAGTCGAGAGAACAGTGGAAGTGGAAGTGTAGGTGTTCCCATTGCTGTTCCCACACCATCTCCTCCTAGTGTCTATCCAG CCCCTGCTGGCTCAGCTGGCACTTCTCCCCTTCCTGCtacctctgctcctgcccccactcctcctgctcctcctgccccttcctccgCTGccccagatgctgctgctgctgctgcaggagctcagccccTTGCTGATGGCTTCACCTCTCCAACTCCCCCTGCTGTTTCTTCCACACCCTCTGCAG GTCACCCCGTTCAGTTCTACAGCATGAACAGGCCTGCAGCTCGGCACACGCCCCCGACCATCGGCGGGTCTTTGCCCTATCGGCGGCCTCCGTCCATCACATCCCAGACCAGCCTTCAGAACCAGATCAACGGGGGCCCCTTCTACAACCAGAACCCAG CATCCCTtgctcctcctcccccctccaTCCTACAGGTAACTCCACAGTTACCACTAATGGGATTTGTGGCCAGAGTTCAAGAAAACA TTTCAGATACTCCTCCCCCTCCACCGCCCGTGGATGAGGCAGTGTTTGATGAGTCTCCACCTCCACCCCCACCTCCAGAGGATtatgaggaggaggaagcagctgtggTGGAGTACAGCGATCCTTATGCTGAGGAGGACCCTCCTTGGGCACCGAGGACATACTTAGAAAAGG TGGTGGCAATCTATGACTACACCAAGGACAAGGAAGATGAGCTCTCATTTCAGGAAGGTGCCATCATTTACGTCATCAAGAAAAATGATGATGGCTGGTATGAGGGGGTCATGAATGGAGTGACAGGGCTGTTCCCGGGGAACTATGTGGAGTCGATCATGCATTACTCAGAGTGA
- the ABI2 gene encoding abl interactor 2 isoform X8: MAELQMLLEEEIPGGRRALFDSYTNLERVAEYCETNYIQSADKQRALEETKAYTTQSLASVAYLINTLANNVLQMLDIQASQLRRMESSINHISQTVDIHKEKVARREIGILTTNKNTSRTHKIIAPANLERPVRYIRKPIDYTILDDIGHGVKWLLRFKVSTQNMKMGGLPRTTPPTQKPPSPPMSGKGTIGRHSPYRTLEPVRPPVVPNDYVPSPTRTMAPAQQSPVRTASVNQRNRTYSSGSSGGSHPSSRSSSRENSGSGSVGVPIAVPTPSPPSVYPGHPVQFYSMNRPAARHTPPTIGGSLPYRRPPSITSQTSLQNQINGGPFYNQNPASLAPPPPSILQVTPQLPLMGFVARVQENISDTPPPPPPVDEAVFDESPPPPPPPEDYEEEEAAVVEYSDPYAEEDPPWAPRTYLEKVVAIYDYTKDKEDELSFQEGAIIYVIKKNDDGWYEGVMNGVTGLFPGNYVESIMHYSE; this comes from the exons tcaGCAGATAAGCAGCGAGCCCTGGAAGAAACCAAAGCCTACACGACGCAGTCGTTAGCAAGCGTAGCCTATCTGATCAACACTTTGGCCAACAATGTTCTCCAGATGCTGGATATCCAGGCATCCCAGCTTCGGCGCATGGAATCTTCCATCAACCATATTTCACAA ACGGTGGACATTCACAAAGAGAAAGTTGCTAGAAGAGAAATTGGTATCTTGactacaaacaaaaacacctcaAGAACTCACAAAATCATTGCACCAGCTAACTTGGAGCGACCAGTTCGCTACATCAGGAAACCTATTGATTATACAATTCTAGATGATATTGGACATGGAGTGAAG TGGTTGCTTAGATTTAAG GTCAGCACCCAGAATATGAAGATGGGTGGGCTGCCTCGCACAACACCACCCACCCAGAAGCCACCAAGTCCACCCATGTCAGGAAAAGGAACTATTGG GCGGCACTCCCCGTACCGCACGCTGGAGCCGGTGCGGCCGCCGGTGGTGCCCAACGATTACGTGCCCAGCCCGACGCGCACCATGGCCCCGGCCCAGCAGAGCCCCGTCAGAACGGCCTCGGTGAACCAGCGCAACCGCACCTACAG cagtggcagtagTGGAGGAAGCCACCCAAGCAGTCGGAGCAGCAGTCGAGAGAACAGTGGAAGTGGAAGTGTAGGTGTTCCCATTGCTGTTCCCACACCATCTCCTCCTAGTGTCTATCCAG GTCACCCCGTTCAGTTCTACAGCATGAACAGGCCTGCAGCTCGGCACACGCCCCCGACCATCGGCGGGTCTTTGCCCTATCGGCGGCCTCCGTCCATCACATCCCAGACCAGCCTTCAGAACCAGATCAACGGGGGCCCCTTCTACAACCAGAACCCAG CATCCCTtgctcctcctcccccctccaTCCTACAGGTAACTCCACAGTTACCACTAATGGGATTTGTGGCCAGAGTTCAAGAAAACA TTTCAGATACTCCTCCCCCTCCACCGCCCGTGGATGAGGCAGTGTTTGATGAGTCTCCACCTCCACCCCCACCTCCAGAGGATtatgaggaggaggaagcagctgtggTGGAGTACAGCGATCCTTATGCTGAGGAGGACCCTCCTTGGGCACCGAGGACATACTTAGAAAAGG TGGTGGCAATCTATGACTACACCAAGGACAAGGAAGATGAGCTCTCATTTCAGGAAGGTGCCATCATTTACGTCATCAAGAAAAATGATGATGGCTGGTATGAGGGGGTCATGAATGGAGTGACAGGGCTGTTCCCGGGGAACTATGTGGAGTCGATCATGCATTACTCAGAGTGA
- the ABI2 gene encoding abl interactor 2 isoform X3: MAELQMLLEEEIPGGRRALFDSYTNLERVAEYCETNYIQSADKQRALEETKAYTTQSLASVAYLINTLANNVLQMLDIQASQLRRMESSINHISQTVDIHKEKVARREIGILTTNKNTSRTHKIIAPANLERPVRYIRKPIDYTILDDIGHGVKVSTQNMKMGGLPRTTPPTQKPPSPPMSGKGTIGRHSPYRTLEPVRPPVVPNDYVPSPTRTMAPAQQSPVRTASVNQRNRTYSSSGSSGGSHPSSRSSSRENSGSGSVGVPIAVPTPSPPSVYPAPAGSAGTSPLPATSAPAPTPPAPPAPSSAAPDAAAAAAGAQPLADGFTSPTPPAVSSTPSAGHPVQFYSMNRPAARHTPPTIGGSLPYRRPPSITSQTSLQNQINGGPFYNQNPASLAPPPPSILQVTPQLPLMGFVARVQENISDTPPPPPPVDEAVFDESPPPPPPPEDYEEEEAAVVEYSDPYAEEDPPWAPRTYLEKVVAIYDYTKDKEDELSFQEGAIIYVIKKNDDGWYEGVMNGVTGLFPGNYVESIMHYSE, from the exons tcaGCAGATAAGCAGCGAGCCCTGGAAGAAACCAAAGCCTACACGACGCAGTCGTTAGCAAGCGTAGCCTATCTGATCAACACTTTGGCCAACAATGTTCTCCAGATGCTGGATATCCAGGCATCCCAGCTTCGGCGCATGGAATCTTCCATCAACCATATTTCACAA ACGGTGGACATTCACAAAGAGAAAGTTGCTAGAAGAGAAATTGGTATCTTGactacaaacaaaaacacctcaAGAACTCACAAAATCATTGCACCAGCTAACTTGGAGCGACCAGTTCGCTACATCAGGAAACCTATTGATTATACAATTCTAGATGATATTGGACATGGAGTGAAG GTCAGCACCCAGAATATGAAGATGGGTGGGCTGCCTCGCACAACACCACCCACCCAGAAGCCACCAAGTCCACCCATGTCAGGAAAAGGAACTATTGG GCGGCACTCCCCGTACCGCACGCTGGAGCCGGTGCGGCCGCCGGTGGTGCCCAACGATTACGTGCCCAGCCCGACGCGCACCATGGCCCCGGCCCAGCAGAGCCCCGTCAGAACGGCCTCGGTGAACCAGCGCAACCGCACCTACAG cagcagtggcagtagTGGAGGAAGCCACCCAAGCAGTCGGAGCAGCAGTCGAGAGAACAGTGGAAGTGGAAGTGTAGGTGTTCCCATTGCTGTTCCCACACCATCTCCTCCTAGTGTCTATCCAG CCCCTGCTGGCTCAGCTGGCACTTCTCCCCTTCCTGCtacctctgctcctgcccccactcctcctgctcctcctgccccttcctccgCTGccccagatgctgctgctgctgctgcaggagctcagccccTTGCTGATGGCTTCACCTCTCCAACTCCCCCTGCTGTTTCTTCCACACCCTCTGCAG GTCACCCCGTTCAGTTCTACAGCATGAACAGGCCTGCAGCTCGGCACACGCCCCCGACCATCGGCGGGTCTTTGCCCTATCGGCGGCCTCCGTCCATCACATCCCAGACCAGCCTTCAGAACCAGATCAACGGGGGCCCCTTCTACAACCAGAACCCAG CATCCCTtgctcctcctcccccctccaTCCTACAGGTAACTCCACAGTTACCACTAATGGGATTTGTGGCCAGAGTTCAAGAAAACA TTTCAGATACTCCTCCCCCTCCACCGCCCGTGGATGAGGCAGTGTTTGATGAGTCTCCACCTCCACCCCCACCTCCAGAGGATtatgaggaggaggaagcagctgtggTGGAGTACAGCGATCCTTATGCTGAGGAGGACCCTCCTTGGGCACCGAGGACATACTTAGAAAAGG TGGTGGCAATCTATGACTACACCAAGGACAAGGAAGATGAGCTCTCATTTCAGGAAGGTGCCATCATTTACGTCATCAAGAAAAATGATGATGGCTGGTATGAGGGGGTCATGAATGGAGTGACAGGGCTGTTCCCGGGGAACTATGTGGAGTCGATCATGCATTACTCAGAGTGA